The Candidatus Zixiibacteriota bacterium region AACGGATTGGCGACCCATAGTTGACTGTGATCCAGGAAATCGTCAGTCAGGGTTTCTTCAGCGCCGTTGTAATCGGTCCCATTGGTGCGCATGACAATCTGTGCATGGGCGTCTTTGACAAATCTGCGCGCCCGCATGTAGACGGTTATCGAACTGATACTGCACGAAGTGTCACTCGGATCAGTGATGGCGTAAATGTCTCTCAGATAAGTCAGGCTGTTTGACTCTACGTAGGTGACATTTGAGTCGCTGACCACTTCATCGACACACTGATAGTTCGACCCGCAACCGCTGGTCTGGAGTTCTGCGGCACTGCCTGCTGCCACCGGCCGCAAAGCCATGCTGCCGGAACCTGCGCAACCTCCGCCCGCGAAGTAGGCTGAGGCAAATTTGTAACTAACCGGACTTTTGTGCCGGGGAAGAATAGTGACATATCGCAATAGGGTATCGACATTCGGTGTGTATATCAGTCGCACCGGATGCGTGCCCACGGGCAGTGAGTCCAGGGTGAAGGCACCGACCGCGTCCGGTGTGTAGCTCTTGGTTGCCGAGCCGCCGACTCCGTTCGGTATCGTCACGGTGATATCGACAGAGTCCATGTAGATAACACCCGGCAACGAGTCATCGGCGTCAAGGATTGTGCCATCCAGACTGTTGAGTGTATGGTCAGCAACCTGGTCGGCGATCTTGTGGGTCAGTGTCGATCCACTTCCGGATGATTGAATGGCCACACCACCGGTGTATGCATACAGTGTCCCCCACTCGTCCGTCTTGAATCCGACCGCGTCCTCGCTGATTCCGGGTGGCAGGTAGGGACCATCCCAGGTGCTGTATCCACCCGGGTTTTCGTAAAGGGCTTGCAGACTGGCCGGGAAACTCCCGACATCGCCCACATACCCAAACTCCGCCCGCTGCCCGTTGCTTTTGATCGATGGATCCCCCACGATGGCCCGAGCCAGCATCTCCATCTCGCGCTCGGTTGCCACCCGCCTGGCATCCTGCACCATCACCGTGGCCGACTGCATAGCCACGGCCGCCAGCACGCCGATTATGATAATCACGATGGTCAGCTCGATCAGCCCGAAGCCGTGGTTGTTATGAAGTCTGGGTAGCATCAATCTCACCACAAATCACCGAACAACTGAGTTTGCATGAAGCTGTCGCCGCCGGGCGTGAAAGTGACCAGCCGCGTGAGCGTATCATTGGACGGCAGATAGACAGTCCGAAGTGTCTGTTGTCCGATGGGGATTGAGTCGAACAGTGCCAACCCGTTGGCATCGGGAGATGAGTTGCGAGTGGCAAAACCACCGGCGCCGTCGGGATGAATCAGGATCAACCGCACCGAATCTCGGTAAACGCTTCCCGGCGGGTCGTTGTCGAGATCAACCACGGTTACCGTTAGCCGGTTGTACAGTAGATCGTCAAGGGAATTGGCCAACCGTTGTGTGATAGTCGTCCCGCCACCGGTGGATACAATGGTGGCCCCGCCCGAAAACTGGTAGGCTCTGCCCCAGGCGTCGGTCTTGAACTCAGACGACGGACCACCAACGGCAGCGTAGAAGTCATCCTGCACGTAAGGACCATCCCAGGTGGCCAATCCGCCTGGATTGCTGATCAGGTCATCCAGATTGCTCGGCAGTGCGCCGACATCGCCGACATAACCGAAATCGATTCGAGAGCCACCGGAAACCAGCGACTGGTTGCCGGTAATGGCCCAAGCCAACTGCTCAAGCTCCCCTTTGGTTTCTTCGACCCGGACAATGTCGTTGGTCGCCGTCTGCGACTTCATGGCCACCGTAGCGATTATGGCCACAATGACAATGACAATCACCAACTCCAATAGCGAGTAACCGGCTGTCGAACGTATTTTTGCGAGCATACAGTCTGGGTCCCATCATCTTTGGTCTCATTAGGTTATCGGCAGACTACCGGGACCGTTTTATCCCGACCCGGTTTCGAGGGACTTGTGATAAGCTGTGGAGACGCTTGGTAGAAACCCACCCGACGCAAAGCCTCTGGGTGGGCTACCACGTTTCCACCTGGCCCACGTCGACGTATACCACGCACAACCCGCCGAAGTGTCAGAGTTCCCGCCACCCTTGTCTGAACTTTGGTAGGGCGGGTCCGTCTTCGCCTGCGCGCCGCGGCGTGAACCCGCCAGTCTTGTAGATCGAAACCCCCGGCCCGAAGGGGAAGAAACATGGCTTGACCGTGTCGTCCGGAGCGCAGTCGAAGGTGATAAATCACATTTTCGCGCTCCGCGCGGCTGACGAATGAACCTTCTGTGACGGAGTCTTCGGATTCAGGCACAGACAACCACCTCATCCTGAGCGGAGTCGAAGGTGATAAATCACATTTTCGCGCTCCGCGCGGCTGACGAATGAACCTTGTTTGGGGCGGATGTAACCCACCCTCACCAGACAGACAATGGATGTCCACCGCTGACAAAATCGAGCAGGAGCGCTATGCTTCCGGCGGAATTACCAAAACCAAATCGCCGCCGATCTGGCATTGGCAAGCAAGCCGCGAGGATTCGGTGACGCCCTCAGCCTCCTCAAGCAGATCAAGCTCATCTTCGGTCTTGCCGTTGAGCGTCTCCAACCCTTGTTCGACCACAACATGGCAGGTACTGCAAGCGCCATTGCCGCCACAATCATAGTTGATATCGATATCAGCATCCAAGGCGGCATCCAAAATGGTCGTGCCCGCTTCGGCTTCAATTGTCCTGTTCTCGGTTTTGAAAAACAGCTTCGATTTCATGCTGTCGTCAACATCTTTGGCCCGGCTTTGTTCCCCGTCTGGTGGTTGAAAGTGAAATGGCTTTGTCGGTCGGCGTTCAACAGCCTTATATGGCCCGAAAACCCTTGACTGGCGCAGCTTGCTGGAATTCTGACGGACTGACACCGGCCCGTTAACGACCCCCCTTTTGTCATAAAACGTGCAAAAGTCCACTTTAGGTGCAAAAAAGGCCAAATGGGGCAATTTTGTTATGGACATAATGCATCTTTTTAGATATAATGCCTCGAACATGGAAAGGTAGGGATAGTATTCCCGCCATGGAAGTCTGTAGAAAACGACAGCTTGAACTAAAAAGAGAAGGAACATCGCATGCGGTTATCACGCAAATCAGACTACGCCATCAGAGCCATTCGGCATATTTCAACTCTGGGCAGAGGCCAGCTTGGATCTATCAACTCCATCGCAGAAGGAGAACAGATACCTCGCGAATTCCTGGCCAAAATCCTCAAGGACCTCACACGCGGCGGTATCCTGGTTTCCTATCAGGGCGTCAAGGGTGGATATGCGATGGCTCGTGAGCCCAAGGAAGTCAGCTTTTTGAACGTCATCGAAGCCATTGACGGTCCCATTCATCTCAATCTCTGTACCGAACCGGATGGCTGTCGCTGTGAGCAGTTCAACACCTGTGACTTGAAAGGTTTCTGGGAGACGCAGGAAGGTACTTTCAAGAGAGCATTGGGCAAGCAGCACTTTGGCAAGTATCGCAAGGGCCGCAAGTAGATCATTCGGCCAACGCGCCTGATAGATCGAAGACGTGAGGACGGGTCGCCTTTGTCAGTGACCCGTCTTATTTTTTGGGACTTGTGCCTTCGCCGAGGCGCATGTTATATTCAACCAGAGAACCGGCCGGAATGCCACGCCGGTTCGACACGAGCACCGCGCGACATTCGGTGAAGATACGAACTTCCAGTCGACAGCGGTGTCTAAGAATAGAACCAACCTGTTGTCAGGAGAATGAGAATGGTAGATTTCAGTGATAAACAGCATCGTGTGAAAATCGGCCTGGCCGAAATGCTCAAAGGCGGCGTGATAATGGATGTCACCAACGCCCAGCAGGCATCGATAGCCGAACAGTCCGGCGCAGTGGCCGTAATGGCCCTAGAGCGAGTCCCCTCCGATATTCGCGCTGATGGCGGCGTGGCCCGCATGGCCGACCCCGACGTTATCGACTCAATCAAAAAAGAAGTGTCCATTCCGGTTATGGCCAAATGCCGGATCGGACATTTTGCCGAGGCTCATGTACTTGAAGCTCTGGAAGTGGACTTCATAGATGAGTCCGAGGTGTTAACCCCGGCCGATTACAAACATCATGTCGACAAATGGCCATTCAAGGTGCCGTTCGTGTGCGGTTGCCGCAATTTGGGTGAAGCCCTCAGACGAATCTCAGAAGGCGCCGCCATGATTCGCACCAAGGGTGAGGCCGGTACCGGTGACGTTTCCGAGGCGGTCAAACATCTGCGCGAGATCGGATCGGCCATGAAAACGCTCACCGTCATGCCCGATGAAGAGCTATACGGTGTGGCCAAGGAACACCGGGTGTCAATCGACCTGGTTCGCATGGTGGCCAAAACCGGTGTCCTGCCGGTACCGAATTTCGCCGCCGGCGGCATCGCTACACCGGCCGATGCGTCACTCTGTATGTACCTCGGCGCCGAGGCGGTGTTTGTTGGCTCAGGGATTTTCAAGTCGGACAATCCCGAAGCAAGAGCCAAGGCTATCGTTGCCGCTGCCACACATTACAAAGATGCAGCGATCGTGGCCGATGCCTCACGCGGTCTCGGTGATGCCATGAAAGGTATGCAGGTCGACAGCATTCCCGACGAGGAGCTGCTGCACACCAGGTAGGCGCAGGCAAGCCCATTAATGGGTCTTACTCGCTTCGTGCGGCCGACGCAACGGAACGATTCTTCGGAGGGTGATAAATCACATTTTCGCACTCCGCGCCTTTCTCAACATAAGGGCATTGCTGCAATGCCACGGCATGTCAAAACCATAGCGGCGCAAAGACCCGCCGTGGCTTCAGCCGCAACAGTTGGAACCAATGGAGGAATCAATGCTACCCAAAGAACAGAAACAGACTTATGGCGCTTTCTACAGTGCGGCTCGCAACAACGATATCCTGCCGCCGGAAACCACCCTCATGATCCATCTGGCCGCAGCCATGGCTTCAGGATGCGGTCCCTGAATGCAACATTACTTTGGCGTGGCCAAAGAACAAGGTATCTCAGATGACGAGATCGGCGCCGTGCAATCCATTGTTATGGCCGTTGTCTCCGGCAAGGTTCGCGCCCAGTTTCGTGATGCGCGGGTAGCAGCCAAAAAACAAGGAAAAGACGCAGAATGAAATTGAATGTATTTATCATGTCGGTCGTCCTGTTGTCGGTACTGGTAGTTGGTGCGTTCGCTGAAGAGCCAGTTGTTCTCACCGGTCCTTACCTGGGTGAAGAGCCGCCGGGGGACAAGCCCAGGCTGTTCTCACCCGGGGTCGTCTCGACCGGCAAAGAACACAGTGCGGCTATGTTTACCGCCGACGGAACCGAGTTGTGGTTCGGTCGGATGTTCCCGGCGGCCATCTGGTACATGAAACAAGTCGATGGACAATGGACCGAACCCAAACTGGCGCCGTTTGCCCACCAGGCTGGTGAGTTGTACCCGTTTCTTGTGCCCAGCGGTGATCGTATTTTCTATAACACCATGCGTCCCCTAACCGAAGGCGGAGCACCGCTCAGGAACGATCAAGGACATCTGTGGTGTGTCGAGCGCACCGGGTCACAGTGGAAAAAACCAGAGTACCAAAACGCCCGCATAAACTCACTGGCCGGTCTGGCCTGCGGCTCGGTGGCTGAGAGCGGCACGATGTACCTAAGCGCCCGGACCACCTCCGATGGAAAACCAAACCACGATCTGTTCACATCAGAGTTGGTTGACGGTAGCTACAGCGAACCAGTGAATCTCGGACAAGTGATCAATAGCCCCGCCCCAGAATTCTGTCCCTTTGTAGCGCCCGACGAGAGCTATCTGATCTTCTCATCGTTCCAGGGTGGGAGCGGTTTGTCTGACCTGTTTATCAGTTATCGCAACCATGACGGTTCCTGGACCAAACCCAGAAACCTGGGTACTGCCATCAATTCCAGCGCCAAGGATGATTCCCCGTATGTCACGGCCGACGGAGAATACTTGTTTTTCAACAGCAACCGTCGCTCCGCGCTCAACAGTAGTCCTATCCCCGATGGACCGGGCAACATGTATTGGGTGAATACCAGCTTCATCGAACGTCTGAAACCCGAGGACATGAAATAGCGCCACGCACCGGCTGCGTGGCAGGTAGAAACTGAATGCGTAAACTATCCATAGTAACCGTTGGTCTGATTTGTTTGGTCGTGTCTGCCTCGTTGTTTGCCGCCAGACGTGTCTGTGACAAATGCAAACAGCCTATCACTAAAGGTAGCTGGGTCGAAGTCGACGGTAAGACCTATCACGGCAATCACTTTCTGTGCGATCATTGTTCGAAGCCGATAGGGAAAAAGCGTTTTTACGAACACGAAGGAGGCAACTACGACAGCACCTGCTTCGCCGACCATGTTATCTTCCGGTGCGGCTATTGCTCCAAGCCGGTTCTAACCAGCTACGTTGGAGACGACACCGCCTTATACCACACCACCTGCTTTTACGATCATGTCGTCGAAAGGTGTATGGTCTGTAAGAATGCGCTGACGGATTCACTCTATTACGACCCGTTTGGGAACAAGGTATGTTCCGATGACTTCGAGAGAATTCTGCGCTGTCAGTCATGCGCACGGTTTCTGAAAGATGCTCCCGGCATTGAGCATCTCAGATACGCCGACGGACGTACAATGTGCGCCTCCTGTACGGAGACGGCTGTCACCGACCTGGATGAAGCTGAGTCTATTATGAAAGGTGTTACCAGGCGTCTCCGTGGCGAGGGAATCGATATAAAGCCCGAAGTCACGCTGCAACTGGTAACGCTTGACGAACTGGGTCTGCTGTCCGATCACTTCACGCACGACCAGATGGGTATAACGATATTTGAGAAGCAGACTATAGAAGGCGGTAGCTGGTCGCATTCGGATTTTCAGATATGTATCCTGGTCGGCCTGCCGGCTTACCATTTCCGCGTCATCGTAGCGCACGAACTGATGCATGTCTGGATGTTCAACGAGGGACGGCCCGATCCGGAGGACTTGTTGCGCGAGGGAAGTTGCAACTATGCCGCCTACCTGATCCTGCGTCGGGACTCATCTGAGAAGGGACAACTCCTTCTGGAACGATTCGTGAACGATGACCACCCTGTTTACGGCGAGGGTTTCCGCAAGGTGAAAACGTTCGTCGACAAAGCCGGCATCGAGGCATGGCTTGAGTATCTCACCACGTTCACCGACCCTCCCTGGTAACACGGTCAAGCCGTGTTCTTCGCGCACTTCCTAACCTCATGCTGAGCGGAGTCGAAGCACGCACCACTCAGTCATTCCGGACTTTGATCCGGAATCCATCTTCGTCATGTGACGCGAAGTCGTGATATGGTACACGGGGACAAAAGGTTGCAACGGATTGGGTTCGTTTTGGGTACTTTCGCTTTTCCCAACAACCCACCCCTGAGCAAATGGGTTCGTTTTGCATAGTTACACGTTCGCATAATACATTCGGTAGTGAAATCGTCCGGGCACCAAGTTGCTTTCTCGCGCTCCGCGCATAGTCCCCGATCATTCCTGTAGGCCTGTAGTTGGTGTTCGAATGTCATCTCCTTTAAGGATGACGAGCAGCCGCGTTTTGGGAGGAGTTGGTGGTGTTTTTGTGA contains the following coding sequences:
- a CDS encoding prepilin-type N-terminal cleavage/methylation domain-containing protein, with translation MLPRLHNNHGFGLIELTIVIIIIGVLAAVAMQSATVMVQDARRVATEREMEMLARAIVGDPSIKSNGQRAEFGYVGDVGSFPASLQALYENPGGYSTWDGPYLPPGISEDAVGFKTDEWGTLYAYTGGVAIQSSGSGSTLTHKIADQVADHTLNSLDGTILDADDSLPGVIYMDSVDITVTIPNGVGGSATKSYTPDAVGAFTLDSLPVGTHPVRLIYTPNVDTLLRYVTILPRHKSPVSYKFASAYFAGGGCAGSGSMALRPVAAGSAAELQTSGCGSNYQCVDEVVSDSNVTYVESNSLTYLRDIYAITDPSDTSCSISSITVYMRARRFVKDAHAQIVMRTNGTDYNGAEETLTDDFLDHSQLWVANPFTGVAWTWTELIDLEIGAQLKTSKATHPARCTQMWVEVAYSN
- a CDS encoding type II secretion system protein GspG, which codes for MLAKIRSTAGYSLLELVIVIVIVAIIATVAMKSQTATNDIVRVEETKGELEQLAWAITGNQSLVSGGSRIDFGYVGDVGALPSNLDDLISNPGGLATWDGPYVQDDFYAAVGGPSSEFKTDAWGRAYQFSGGATIVSTGGGTTITQRLANSLDDLLYNRLTVTVVDLDNDPPGSVYRDSVRLILIHPDGAGGFATRNSSPDANGLALFDSIPIGQQTLRTVYLPSNDTLTRLVTFTPGGDSFMQTQLFGDLW
- a CDS encoding (2Fe-2S)-binding protein, which gives rise to MKSKLFFKTENRTIEAEAGTTILDAALDADIDINYDCGGNGACSTCHVVVEQGLETLNGKTEDELDLLEEAEGVTESSRLACQCQIGGDLVLVIPPEA
- a CDS encoding Rrf2 family transcriptional regulator, coding for MRLSRKSDYAIRAIRHISTLGRGQLGSINSIAEGEQIPREFLAKILKDLTRGGILVSYQGVKGGYAMAREPKEVSFLNVIEAIDGPIHLNLCTEPDGCRCEQFNTCDLKGFWETQEGTFKRALGKQHFGKYRKGRK
- the pdxS gene encoding pyridoxal 5'-phosphate synthase lyase subunit PdxS — its product is MVDFSDKQHRVKIGLAEMLKGGVIMDVTNAQQASIAEQSGAVAVMALERVPSDIRADGGVARMADPDVIDSIKKEVSIPVMAKCRIGHFAEAHVLEALEVDFIDESEVLTPADYKHHVDKWPFKVPFVCGCRNLGEALRRISEGAAMIRTKGEAGTGDVSEAVKHLREIGSAMKTLTVMPDEELYGVAKEHRVSIDLVRMVAKTGVLPVPNFAAGGIATPADASLCMYLGAEAVFVGSGIFKSDNPEARAKAIVAAATHYKDAAIVADASRGLGDAMKGMQVDSIPDEELLHTR
- a CDS encoding protein DA1; this encodes MRKLSIVTVGLICLVVSASLFAARRVCDKCKQPITKGSWVEVDGKTYHGNHFLCDHCSKPIGKKRFYEHEGGNYDSTCFADHVIFRCGYCSKPVLTSYVGDDTALYHTTCFYDHVVERCMVCKNALTDSLYYDPFGNKVCSDDFERILRCQSCARFLKDAPGIEHLRYADGRTMCASCTETAVTDLDEAESIMKGVTRRLRGEGIDIKPEVTLQLVTLDELGLLSDHFTHDQMGITIFEKQTIEGGSWSHSDFQICILVGLPAYHFRVIVAHELMHVWMFNEGRPDPEDLLREGSCNYAAYLILRRDSSEKGQLLLERFVNDDHPVYGEGFRKVKTFVDKAGIEAWLEYLTTFTDPPW